One genomic window of Euleptes europaea isolate rEulEur1 chromosome 10, rEulEur1.hap1, whole genome shotgun sequence includes the following:
- the KBTBD11 gene encoding kelch repeat and BTB domain-containing protein 11 yields MPSITRTSGENGNANEAKKRCAEPEPPLASPGKGAEGSGVEPPAAMEGRPAEEEGEENGGGAGETSAPQRPSPAPCGPSPSPAFSSPAGADKGPESDAADASSSSSSGSGRVVQSQWELNDAASESEEEEESSGGSSSSSSSQAAPPGAGSPPPPPPGPCAAQVSEEPDLVIEACGRRLRAHKAVLAAQSDFFRARASRDVLRVKGVSHGALRLLLEFAYTARMGRLRPDQLAEVVSGARVLQMPAALHCAAEAARAQLRLDNCLPLLALAKAQRLPELREAAYRFMSDRYLQVLREPAVYGRLSGAERDLILRRRLDAGRPCLLAAQVSDAFERPGAGSRPQSRESSRPQSPSSSSGASLDEGACLLYSYQAAAKEWRVLSRLPEEASAKGCAMCVLYNYLFLAGGLCAAPGEQRARLSAKVFCYNPATDTWSQVKPMGQPRSQLKLLALDGCLYAVGGECLFTVEKYDPRADRWTPVAPLPKGAFAVAHEATTCSGEIYVSGGSLFYRLLKYDPKRDEWQECPYNSSRRRSADMVAYKNFIYRFDVSGSRGEQGQAGGVEVFRYNTVAKCWSQCASLRPGGSPVQPFRCAALGTTIFCVNRTGMLCFNLSQNGEVEADGGLKGTFDTELLKAPLDAKGVLLPFVLTLPEREKTVESESLLAL; encoded by the coding sequence GTGAGAACGGGAATGCCAACGAGGCGAAGAAGCGCTGCGCGGAGCCGGAGCCGCCGCTAGCCTCGCCGGGGAAAGGCGCGGAGGGGAGCGGCGTCGAGCCTCCCGCCGCCATGGAAGGGCGCCCCgccgaggaggagggggaggagaacggGGGCGGCGCGGGGGAGACGAGCGCCCCGCAGCGCCCCTCGCCGGCGCCTTGCGGCCCCAGCCCCTCGCCGGCCTTCAGCTCGCCCGCCGGCGCGGACAAAGGGCCGGAGTCCGACGCCGCCGACGCCTCCTCGTCCTCGTCCTCGGGCAGCGGCCGCGTGGTGCAGAGCCAGTGGGAGCTCAACGACGCCGCCTCCgagtcggaggaggaggaggagagcagcggcggcagcagcagcagcagcagcagccaggcgGCCCCGCCGGGCGCCGgcagccccccgccgccgccgccgggcccgtgcgcCGCGCAGGTGTCGGAGGAGCCGGACCTGGTGATCGAGGCGTGCGGGCGGCGGCTGCGGGCCCACAAGGCGGTGCTGGCGGCGCAGAGCGACTTCTTCCGCGCGCGGGCCTCGCGGGACGTGCTGCGCGTGAAGGGGGTGAGCCACGGGGCGCTGCGCCTGCTGCTGGAGTTCGCGTACACGGCGCGCATGGGCCGCCTGCGCCCCGACCAGCTGGCCGAGGTGGTGAGCGGCGCGCGCGTGCTGCAGATGCCCGCCGCCCTGCACTGCGCCGCCGAGGCCGCGCGCGCCCAGCTGCGCCTCGACAACTGCCTGCCGCTGCTGGCGCTGGCCAAGGCGCAGCGGCTGCCCGAGCTGCGCGAGGCCGCCTACCGCTTCATGAGCGACCGCTACCTGCAGGTGCTGCGCGAGCCCGCCGTCTACGGCCGCCTGAGCGGCGCCGAGCGGGACCTGATCCTGCGGCGCCGCCTCGACGCCGGCCGGCCCTGCCTGCTGGCCGCCCAGGTGAGCGACGCCTTCGAGCGGCCCGGCGCGGGGAGCCGCCCGCAGAGCCGCGAGAGCAGCCGCCCGCAGAGCCCCTCCTCGTCCTCCGGGGCGTCGCTGGACGAGGGCGCCTGCCTGCTGTACAGCTACCAGGCGGCGGCCAAGGAGTGGCGGGTGCTGAGCCGCCTGCCCGAGGAGGCCAGCGCCAAGGGCTGCGCCATGTGCGTCCTCTACAACTACCTGTTCCTGGCCGGGGGGCTCTGCGCGGCGCCCGGCGAGCAGCGGGCCCGCCTCTCGGCCAAGGTCTTCTGCTACAACCCCGCCACCGACACCTGGAGCCAGGTGAAGCCCATGGGGCAGCCTCGCTCCCAGCTCAAGCTCCTGGCCCTGGACGGCTGCCTCTACGCCGTGGGGGGCGAGTGCCTCTTCACGGTGGAGAAGTACGACCCCCGGGCCGATCGGTGGACCCCGGTGGCCCCCTTGCCCAAGGGCGCGTTTGCCGTGGCGCACGAGGCCACCACCTGCAGCGGGGAGATCTACGTGTCGGGCGGGTCCCTCTTCTACCGCTTGCTGAAGTATGACCCCAAGCGGGACGAATGGCAGGAGTGCCCTTACAACAGCAGCCGCCGGCGCTCGGCCGACATGGTGGCCTACAAAAACTTCATCTACCGCTTCGATGTCAGCGGCAGCCGTGGGGAGCAGGGGCAGGCTGGGGGGGTGGAAGTCTTCCGCTACAACACGGTGGCCAAGTGCTGGAGCCAGTGCGCGTCCTTGCGCCCCGGCGGCAGCCCGGTCCAGCCCTTTCGCTGCGCTGCCTTGGGCACCACCATCTTCTGCGTCAACCGGACTGGCATGCTGTGCTTCAACCTTTCCCAGAATGGGGAGGTGGAAGCCGACGGTGGATTGAAAGGCACCTTTGACACGGAACTGCTCAAGGCCCCGTTGGATGCTAAAGGGGTCCTCCTCCCATTTGTCCTTACcctgccagagagagagaaaacagtggAATCAGAGAGCCTGCTGGCATTGTGA